In Barnesiella propionica, the genomic window CCCCGCAGAAAATTCCTTCTGATTTGTTCTATGTCCCCATAAGCATAGTACATGAAGTCCTCTTCGATGACCTTAGTAATTAAATTAAAGGCAAAAGGAGAGTGTACGCCATAACCTTTGCTATGGCGTATCTTTCTTATACCTTTTATACATGGTTTAAAAATGCGTTTTGCCATTTTGAACCGTGCTTCGTTTTAATTATCTGTGGAACTTTTTTTATTTTGTTTTAATGGCCATAATACAGCGGCTATTCCTAAAATAAGGAGCAACACGAGGGCTGCATACGCGATATTTGTGGTGATGTGTAGGGATTTCGGGTCAAACCTAAATACAATCTCATGTTCTCCGGCTGGTATGGAAAGGCCTCTCAGTACATAGTTAACCCGGGCTTCTTTCACCTCTTTCCCGTCAATGGTGGCATTCCATCCCCAAGGGAAGTATATTTCTGAGAACACCGCAAAAGCGTCCTGAGATGTTTTTACCTTATAGCGGAGTGCGTTCGGTTTGTAAGATGTTTCATAAATGGTGTCTCCTGCCGCTGGTATAGCGAGAGGTGTTTTAACGAGTTCTTTGAACCGTTTGTCGATAACGGCTGTAATGCGTGGATTGAAATTATCCAGAGCGTTCATTTCAGCATCGGGACTATCTACCCATTTTATATCCGAAACAAGCCAGGCATTCCCCAGAGCATCCGGGTTGAGCATGGCGGTAACCGATTTACGGTCTTCGGTAGGTACAATGACATATCGGGTATTCAACATGTTGATTACAGCCATGTTTTGTTTTGACAATTGCCGGTCTATCAGGTCCTGATACCGGCGTAGTTTAGCCGCATGGTAGCCGCCCACTGATTTATGGTAATAAGATGTGGCCGCATCGTTAAAAGTATTAGTCGATAAATTTAACACGCGGTAATTCGGATCTTTATCTTGAAGAATCATTTGATCGGCAGGAGACATGGGAAACGGATTGGATAATTTTGTTTTGGAAACAAAATCCTCGCTGTTCAGATAACGTTTGTTCACCATATACATATCTCCGAGAATAATAAGGCCGGTTAATATTATGAAAGCGGTCGTTTTTATTTTTTTTGCCGAGTATAGCCATAATCCCAGCGTACCTAACGCAATGACGAGTAAGCTGCGCCATGCATCGGCTCTGAATACAGCTTCCCGTATAGTTTCCACCTGGGCGAAAATATCCCGGTATTCAGGTGTCTGGCTTATCATTTGTGATTCTCCGTTGCTCAGAAACGAAAAAAATAAAGACGGAAAAAGAGCGAATAGCAAGCAGGCCCCTCCGGTAATACCCAGACTCATGTAAAACGCTTTACGTTGTGCTTTAAGAATACCTGGATTCTCAATAATTTCTTTCAAAGTTAATATTGCCAATACCGGAATACAGAATTCTGCTATTACCAGTATGCTTGAAACTGCCCTGAATTTATTATACATAGGTACGTAATCGATAAACAGGTCGGAAAGCAACATGAAATTATGTCCCCATGAAAGTAGGACGGACAATATGGTTGCAGCCAGTAGAGCCCATTTAAAAGATGATTTTACAATAAAGCATCCTAGTACGAACAGCATCATTATGAATGCACCGACATATACAGGACCCGATGTGAAAGGTTGGTTTCCCCAGTAACTATTTACTTGGTTCAATATGGGTTGCATTTGAGGAGAGGCGGCTTTACGGGCCGTTTTGTTCTGCGCTAAAGCACCGGAAGCTCCACCCTTGACATTGGGTATAAGTAATGACCATGTTTCTCCGATTCCATAGCTCCATTGAGTAATATATTCTTTTTCCAAGCCACCGTTCGATACGGTTTGGTTGTTGTTGTCAGGTGATGTGAGTTCCGAATGACCGCCCCTCATGGTCTCTTTGCTGTACTGGTACGTATTGTATAAGCTGGGAAGATTGGCTGCGATAGCTATTATACCTGCTATGACCAATACTCCGGTTGCTTTTAAGAAATTCCCGAGTTGTTTCTTTCGGTAACTGTCAATAAAAAAAGTAATAACGATAGCCAGGATCACAAATAGAAAGTAATAGGTCATCTGCATGTGGTTGGATGTTATTTGCAAAGTCGCGAATAAAGCTGTCAGAGCACAACCTTGCAGATATTTTCCTCTATAAGCCAGAATTATGCCGGCTATCGTCGGGGGAATGTAGGCCAGCGTGATGAATTTCCATAGGTGACCGGCTTCGATAAGTATAAAGAAGTAGGAAGAAAAAGTGTATGCAATAGCACCTAATACTGCGAGAGGCCACCGGACTTTCAAAGCCAACAGAAGAATGAAGAACCCCGTCATCATTATGAATAACAAAGAAACTGGGGAAGGAAGCCATAAATGATAAGCTTGCCCTATGACGTTTATTACATCATTATTGCTATAGCGGGGAGATATCTGAAAACTGGGCATCCCTGAAAACAGAGAATTGGTCCACCACGTTGTTTCTCCTGTTTCCTGTTCGAAAACCCTGCCTTCCTGCCCTACGGCGATACCCTGTTGGGTATCATGCTGGAACAATACTTTTCCTTCCATAATGTCAGGAAGAAAATAAACATATGAAAGGACGGCAAAAAAGAGAATGGATGCAATGTAAGGCAATGCCTTTTTGAAATCAAACTTCCTCATGGCTTTTGTATTTACAAAAAGAGATACGGGTATTTTTCCCGTATCCTTTATGATGTTAAAACGAATTAATAACGGTAATGTTCCGGTTTGTACGGACCTTCTTTTTCTACTCCGATATAAGCAGCCTGTTTGTCGCTTAATTTTGTGAGTTTCACACCTATTTTTCCCAGATGTAAACGGGCGACTTCTTCATCCAGTTTTTTGGGCAGTCGATAAACTCCTACTTCGTAATTGTTTGTGAAGAGTTCTATTTGTGCCAGTGTCTGATTGGTAAAAGAGTTACTCATGACAAAAGACGGATGCCCGGTCGCACAACCTAAGTTTACCAAACGTCCGTCGGCCAGTAACAGAATATTATGGCCCTGTGGGAAGAAATATTCATCTACCTGTGGTTTTATATTGCGGTGACGAATACCCGGATATTGTTTCATCTTTTCTACCTGTATCTCATTGTCGAAGTGGCCTATGTTACATACGATAGCTCCGCTTTTCATTTTTTCCAGGTGTTCTATCCGAATGATATCACAATTCCCTGTACAAGTTACATAAATATCTCCTTCGCTGAGTGCGTCTTCGACGGTCGTTACTTCAAAACCTTCCATCGCCGCTTGTAAAGCGCAAATAGGGTCGATTTCTGTCACTAATACGCGAGCTCCGTACGAACGAAGGGAATGAGCACATCCTTTTCCTACGTCTCCGTAGCCGCATACTACGGCTACTTTTCCGGCGATCATGACATCCGTGGCACGTTTTATACCATCTGCGAGTGATTCACGACAACCGTAAAGATTATCAAATTTAGACTTGGTTACCGAGTCATTTACGTTGAATGCAGGAAATAGTAATTTTCCTTCTTCCATCATCTGATAAAGACGATGTACTCCGGTCGTCGTTTCTTCCGATACGCCTTTGATCCCGGGAATCATGCGCGACCAAAGGGAATTATCCTTTTTCAAAACTTCTTTCAGAATATTTTTTAGTTCGGTTTCATCTTCCGTTCCGGAGGGTGTTTCCAGCACCGATGCGTTTTGTTCGGCATCGTATCCCAAATGTATCATAAGCGTAGCATCTCCTCCGTCGTCTACTATCACATTAGGACCTTTGCCTCCTTCGAAACGAAGAGCCTGTAATGTACACCACCAGTAATCGGAGAGGGTCTCGCCTTTCCAAGCGAAAACGGGCACTCCGGCGGCTGCTATCGCTGCTGCTGCATGGTCTTGTGTGGAGTAAATATTACAACTCGCCCATCGTACTTCGGCGCCTAAAGCTACCAGGGTTTCGATAAGAACGGCTGTTTGAATGGTCATATGGAGGGAGCCCATAATGCGTGCACCTTTCAAAGGTTGTTCTTTGCCGTATTTTTCACGTAAAGCCATCAATCCGGGCATTTCCTTTTCAGCCAGGTCGAGCTCTTTGCGGCCGAAATCTGCTAAATGGATATCCGCTACCTGATAAGGCAACGTAGAGAATAGTTCTGTTGTCATGATCGGTATTATTATTATAGATGTGCAAACATACGAAAATTGTAGGTAAATATATTTAGTATATGAGGAAAAAATATTATTAGTCTTGTCATCTATCGAAATTCGTATGCTAATATTCAGAGATATTAAATTACCGGTCAAAACTTTTGGGCTGGTTCTATATCTTTTGTAATTTTAGCCGTTTTTTAAGAAGGAAAGACAATTTACACGCTTGTTTTGAGTTATTATAAAACAACGGCACTTTGTTTGAATGCCTTAGGAACCGATTAGAAAGTTTATATGCGTAAAGCCAAAATAATACTTACAGGGATTTTTTTGCTTGTCACGGTACGTGCCGTAGCTCAGGTAGATGCGCAATATAGCCAGTATTGGGCTCTCCCGACATTCTACAATGCTGCTAGTGCAGGCCGTACCGATAAGTTGAATTTATTGGCGACGACACGGCAGCAATGGATAGGTATGCCCGATGCTCCGAAGACGTTTATGGTATGTGCCGATATGCCCTTGCGTTTTTTAAACCAGAATCATGGTGTAGGGCTTATTTTCTCGAAAGAGACGGAAGGTCTTTTTTCAAATATGGTTATCGGGGCCCAATATGCTTATAAACTGAAATTGTGGACTGGAACTCTGAGTCTGGGAATTCAGTTAGGTATGTTTGATCAGAAGTTTGATGGTACGAAAGTTTCCATTCCTTCCGATGATTATCATAATTCCAATGATGATGCCATCCCTACGACCGAAATGCAAAAGATGGTGTTCGATATGGGATTCGGGGTTTTTTACAATCATAAATATTTTTATGCCGGTTTGTCGGCCAATCATCTGAACGAGCCTACGGTAACATTCGAAGAGAAATATGAAACTTATATAGGACGTTCTTATTATTTTCTCGGAGGGGGCAATATTCCATTTAAAAACCCGTTATATGAGTTGCAGCCCTCTGTTTTGGTAAAGACCAATTTGAATATTACCCAGGTGGAAATAACCGCCCGCCTTAAGTATAACAAATTGTTTTGGGGAGGTCTTTCGTACCGGTGGAAAGATGCGATGGTAATCATGATTGGTGCGGAATATAGGAATTTTATTGCAGGTTATGCTTATGATTATCCTGTTTCGGCTATTGTAAAAGCAAGTAGCGGTAGCCATGAGGTTTTTTTAGGATATAGCCTGAAGTTGGATTTTTCGGATAAAAATAAAAACAAACATAAAAGTATTCGCATACTATAGCTTATGAAAAAAATATTTTTGTATTTAGTCCTTGCATTCATGTTTGTGGCATGTGCTCCTTCAGCCCGTAATGGCGGAGAGGTTACAGGGGTGGGCGGCTCTGCATGGGGCGAACCTACGCCGTATGGTATGGTTCTTGTAAAAAGAGGCTCATTCGAAATGGGACCGGCCAAAAAGGATAGTCTTTGGGGACAGTCGCAAGATCCCCGGGGCATTTCCGTGGATGCTTTTTGGATGGACGAAACGGAAATTACCAATTCGAAATATAAACAGTTCGTATTTTGGGTCCGGGATTCCATTATTCGTGAACGTCTTGCCGATCCGGCTTACGGAGGAAATGAAGTATATAAGATCGAAGAGGATAAAGATGGAAATCCTATTAAACCTCATTTAAACTGGAGTAAGGCTATACCTTGGCGTAATCCTACCGAAGATGAGGCCCGGGCTATAGAGAGTGTTTACCGCATTAACCCTATAACCGGCCAGAAACAGTTGGACGCTACTCAAATGAATTATAGATATGAGGTTTTCAACCAGGTGGAGGCATCTAAAAGAAAGAATCGTCTGGATGTGACCAGACGTGAACTTAATACCGATATAGAACCGGATTACGATGCTTTGGTTATGATATCGAAAGATACCGCTTTTATTGATGAAGACGGGCGTATCGTACGTGAAACGGTAAGCAGGGCATTGCAAAGCGAGTATGATTTCCTGAATACATATATTGTGAATATCTATCCTGATACGACTGTTTGGATTAACGATTTTGACAATGCATACAATGAACCCTATGTACGGCTCTATTTCTCTCATCCCGGTTATAATGAATATCCGGTTGTGGGTATTTCCTGGGAACAAGCCAATGCTTTTTGTGCCTGGCGTACCGATTATTTGCGTTCGGCTTTGGCAAAAGGCGTATATGTAGAACCCTATCGTTTGCCTACGGAAGCAGAGTGGGAATATGCCGCACGGGCAGGGAAGAACGAAAATCAGTTTCCTTGGAGCGGAGATCAGCCTATGGCCGAGAAGGGTTGTTTTTATGCTAACTTTAAACCCGATAAAGGGGACTATGTGAAAGACGGTAACCTGATTACGTCGAGAGTAGGCTCATATTCTCCCAATGAATTCGGTTTATATGATATGGCAGGTAACGTGTCGGAGTGGACTTCGACCGCATATACCGAAGCTAATACACGGGTAACCAGTGATATGAATCCCGAATATACATATAACGCAGCGAAGGAAGACCCGTATCTTATGAAACGGAAGATCGTAAGAGGCGGTTCCTGGAAAGATGTTTCCAATTTTATTCGTTCCGATATACGTATGTGGGAATATCAGAATGAGCAGCGTTCATATATAGGCTTCCGTTGCGTACGTACGCAGATTGGTTTCGCCAGAGGTAAAAAATAATGCAGAAAGAATAAATATAACCTGAAAATGGGAAAATACAGGAAATATAAAAATCGTGTGGAAAAATTTCTTTCCAGCGAAAAAGGACAAAGATTTTTCAACTTTGCATATAGTATCGGTGCCGCTATCGTTATTTTAGGTGCCCTTTTCAAAATCCTTCACCTTCCGGGCGGTAGCGAACTGCTTTGTTTAGGTATGGGTACAGAAGTTCTTATGTTCGTACTTACCGCTTTCGATAAGCCGGCGAACGAATATCACTGGGAGGAAGTATTCCCGGTGTTGAAGTCTAAAGACCCGGACGAAAGACCCTCTTTTTCAGGGGGAAACGGTTCGGTCGTCATTAATGGCGGAGGAAATGGAATTTCGGCTCCGGCGGTATCTCCCGAAGCAGCACGTAAAGCTGTAGGTATTCCCGACGGATTGAATCTGAGTGAAAACGATACGCAGAGTCTTACGGACAGTATTCAGAAAATGTCGGCGGCCGCCGATCAGCTTTCCCGGATGGCCGAGCTTACTAATGCAACGCAGGAGTATCTTTCACAATTGTCCGGTATCGCCGAACAGATGGAAAAATTCAAAACAGCTACGGAATCTCTTACCCAGGTTTCGAACGTATTGTTGGATTCTTACAAAAGTATTACCGATAATTCGGAAGGTATTTCCGATAGTTCGAAAGGATATGTGTCCCAGATGGAAGATCTCAACCGAAATATTGGCGGCTTAAATACGATTTATGAGATACAACTCAAGAGCATTAGTTCCCAGTTGGATAATATTGACCGAATTAATGCCGGATTGAAGAAAATAAGCCGTATGTATGAAGATTCTACGGCCGATAGTTCGAGATATTGTGAAGAGACCGAAAAGATGACTCAATATATGAAACAGCTGAATTCGGTATATGAGAAGATGATTACTGCTATGACGGTCAATATGTATCGTCCTATGATGCCGGCCGAACCGGTTTCGGCGCCGGCAACCGAAAAAGAATCTACCAAGGAAGAATAATAAAGTATGGCAGCAAATAATATAAGACTTTCACCCCGTCAGAAGATGATAAACCTTATGTATATCGTCCTCACGGCTATGTTGGCGCTCAATGTGTCGTCCGACGTGCTCAACGGGTTCAGACAGGTGGAGGACGGTTTGCAGCGCTCTGCTAGTAATGTAACTCAGCAAAATGCATCGCTATATCAGAAATTGGCCGATTTTAACGAGAAAAATCCAGAAAAAGGAGGTATATGGTATAATAAGGCGTTGGAATTGAAAAGTCGGACCGATTCCTTGTATAATTTAGTGGAACGCCTGAAATGGGATATTGTAAAAGAAGCTGATGGCAAGAACGGAGATATAAAGAATATACAACGCCAGGACGATCTCGAGGCATCTTCTTTCATTATGTTGTCGCCAAGCAAGAAACAGGGAGTGAAATTGCGTCATTCGCTGGACGGTTATAGAGAGCTGGTTTCGGGGATAATGACCGATCCTGTTAAAAAACAAGCTATTGAGAATTATCTTTCTACAAAACCGGCAGGAAAAAATTCCGGGAAAAACTGGGAAGAATCCATGTTTGAAAATATGCCTGTAGTTGCAGCCATAACATTGTTATCCAAAATCCAGAATGATGTGCGGTATGCCGAAGGCGAGGCTTTGCATACATTACTGAATAATGTGGATATCGGTGATGTGCGTGTGAATAAATTGAATGCTTTCGTTATTCCGAACTCTAAGAATGTCATACAAGGAGGTAAATATACGGCTAATATAGTTCTGGCTGCGATAGATACGACGCAGCGTCCCAATATTTATATCAATGGGACTCAGCTTCCGGCTGATAAAAACGGACTTTATGAAGTTGTGTGCGGACGTACCGGTGTTTTCGATTTTAAAGGATATCTCGAAGTTCCCCGTGGGGACGGCTCTATAACGAGACATGATTTCGAATCGTCTTATACGGTTGTGGAACCTTCTGCTACGGTTTCGGCTACCATGATGAACGTTCTGTACTCCGGTATAGATAATCCCATCAGCATCTCGGTTCCCGGAATACCCAATCAGGCGATACAGGCTTCCATGAGCAACGGCT contains:
- the porK gene encoding T9SS ring complex lipoprotein PorK/GldK, whose amino-acid sequence is MKKIFLYLVLAFMFVACAPSARNGGEVTGVGGSAWGEPTPYGMVLVKRGSFEMGPAKKDSLWGQSQDPRGISVDAFWMDETEITNSKYKQFVFWVRDSIIRERLADPAYGGNEVYKIEEDKDGNPIKPHLNWSKAIPWRNPTEDEARAIESVYRINPITGQKQLDATQMNYRYEVFNQVEASKRKNRLDVTRRELNTDIEPDYDALVMISKDTAFIDEDGRIVRETVSRALQSEYDFLNTYIVNIYPDTTVWINDFDNAYNEPYVRLYFSHPGYNEYPVVGISWEQANAFCAWRTDYLRSALAKGVYVEPYRLPTEAEWEYAARAGKNENQFPWSGDQPMAEKGCFYANFKPDKGDYVKDGNLITSRVGSYSPNEFGLYDMAGNVSEWTSTAYTEANTRVTSDMNPEYTYNAAKEDPYLMKRKIVRGGSWKDVSNFIRSDIRMWEYQNEQRSYIGFRCVRTQIGFARGKK
- the ahcY gene encoding adenosylhomocysteinase, giving the protein MTTELFSTLPYQVADIHLADFGRKELDLAEKEMPGLMALREKYGKEQPLKGARIMGSLHMTIQTAVLIETLVALGAEVRWASCNIYSTQDHAAAAIAAAGVPVFAWKGETLSDYWWCTLQALRFEGGKGPNVIVDDGGDATLMIHLGYDAEQNASVLETPSGTEDETELKNILKEVLKKDNSLWSRMIPGIKGVSEETTTGVHRLYQMMEEGKLLFPAFNVNDSVTKSKFDNLYGCRESLADGIKRATDVMIAGKVAVVCGYGDVGKGCAHSLRSYGARVLVTEIDPICALQAAMEGFEVTTVEDALSEGDIYVTCTGNCDIIRIEHLEKMKSGAIVCNIGHFDNEIQVEKMKQYPGIRHRNIKPQVDEYFFPQGHNILLLADGRLVNLGCATGHPSFVMSNSFTNQTLAQIELFTNNYEVGVYRLPKKLDEEVARLHLGKIGVKLTKLSDKQAAYIGVEKEGPYKPEHYRY
- a CDS encoding PorP/SprF family type IX secretion system membrane protein; the encoded protein is MRKAKIILTGIFLLVTVRAVAQVDAQYSQYWALPTFYNAASAGRTDKLNLLATTRQQWIGMPDAPKTFMVCADMPLRFLNQNHGVGLIFSKETEGLFSNMVIGAQYAYKLKLWTGTLSLGIQLGMFDQKFDGTKVSIPSDDYHNSNDDAIPTTEMQKMVFDMGFGVFYNHKYFYAGLSANHLNEPTVTFEEKYETYIGRSYYFLGGGNIPFKNPLYELQPSVLVKTNLNITQVEITARLKYNKLFWGGLSYRWKDAMVIMIGAEYRNFIAGYAYDYPVSAIVKASSGSHEVFLGYSLKLDFSDKNKNKHKSIRIL
- the porM gene encoding type IX secretion system motor protein PorM/GldM, with amino-acid sequence MAANNIRLSPRQKMINLMYIVLTAMLALNVSSDVLNGFRQVEDGLQRSASNVTQQNASLYQKLADFNEKNPEKGGIWYNKALELKSRTDSLYNLVERLKWDIVKEADGKNGDIKNIQRQDDLEASSFIMLSPSKKQGVKLRHSLDGYRELVSGIMTDPVKKQAIENYLSTKPAGKNSGKNWEESMFENMPVVAAITLLSKIQNDVRYAEGEALHTLLNNVDIGDVRVNKLNAFVIPNSKNVIQGGKYTANIVLAAIDTTQRPNIYINGTQLPADKNGLYEVVCGRTGVFDFKGYLEVPRGDGSITRHDFESSYTVVEPSATVSATMMNVLYSGIDNPISISVPGIPNQAIQASMSNGSLVRNGNGWIAKPNKVGEEAVITVTANMDGRSQVVANTHFRVRKLPDPTPFIVYKDAKGYEQRYKGGRPFAKTLLLSAPGIQAAIDDDLLNVNFRVLSFETVFFDSMGNALPEVSDGANFSQRQKDAFRRLSRGKRFFITSVRAVGPDGIERNDLPAIEVKVN
- a CDS encoding YfhO family protein, with product MRKFDFKKALPYIASILFFAVLSYVYFLPDIMEGKVLFQHDTQQGIAVGQEGRVFEQETGETTWWTNSLFSGMPSFQISPRYSNNDVINVIGQAYHLWLPSPVSLLFIMMTGFFILLLALKVRWPLAVLGAIAYTFSSYFFILIEAGHLWKFITLAYIPPTIAGIILAYRGKYLQGCALTALFATLQITSNHMQMTYYFLFVILAIVITFFIDSYRKKQLGNFLKATGVLVIAGIIAIAANLPSLYNTYQYSKETMRGGHSELTSPDNNNQTVSNGGLEKEYITQWSYGIGETWSLLIPNVKGGASGALAQNKTARKAASPQMQPILNQVNSYWGNQPFTSGPVYVGAFIMMLFVLGCFIVKSSFKWALLAATILSVLLSWGHNFMLLSDLFIDYVPMYNKFRAVSSILVIAEFCIPVLAILTLKEIIENPGILKAQRKAFYMSLGITGGACLLFALFPSLFFSFLSNGESQMISQTPEYRDIFAQVETIREAVFRADAWRSLLVIALGTLGLWLYSAKKIKTTAFIILTGLIILGDMYMVNKRYLNSEDFVSKTKLSNPFPMSPADQMILQDKDPNYRVLNLSTNTFNDAATSYYHKSVGGYHAAKLRRYQDLIDRQLSKQNMAVINMLNTRYVIVPTEDRKSVTAMLNPDALGNAWLVSDIKWVDSPDAEMNALDNFNPRITAVIDKRFKELVKTPLAIPAAGDTIYETSYKPNALRYKVKTSQDAFAVFSEIYFPWGWNATIDGKEVKEARVNYVLRGLSIPAGEHEIVFRFDPKSLHITTNIAYAALVLLLILGIAAVLWPLKQNKKSSTDN
- the porL gene encoding type IX secretion system motor protein PorL/GldL, with the translated sequence MGKYRKYKNRVEKFLSSEKGQRFFNFAYSIGAAIVILGALFKILHLPGGSELLCLGMGTEVLMFVLTAFDKPANEYHWEEVFPVLKSKDPDERPSFSGGNGSVVINGGGNGISAPAVSPEAARKAVGIPDGLNLSENDTQSLTDSIQKMSAAADQLSRMAELTNATQEYLSQLSGIAEQMEKFKTATESLTQVSNVLLDSYKSITDNSEGISDSSKGYVSQMEDLNRNIGGLNTIYEIQLKSISSQLDNIDRINAGLKKISRMYEDSTADSSRYCEETEKMTQYMKQLNSVYEKMITAMTVNMYRPMMPAEPVSAPATEKESTKEE